From Candidatus Thermoplasmatota archaeon, the proteins below share one genomic window:
- a CDS encoding DUF63 family protein — MLRRPAAWLLAHPWTVAAFLSTLLALAVALGMALAPRATYDGFLWPHLVGSAVADVRQWPAACLAPDGAITRGALVAGEPACVGVEGVAAAAGYTPVAELLVAATGLVSLAIVYVGFVRRFDVALDGPFIVAYAPTFLFGITMRVVEDAGGFCRPGTLAPGGCESGLFAFLWIAPFAYYQLAWLFFGPIGVGLFLARRRARGARWQTRAFAVALAAEVALLALVFLLAQPDVVAPLVTVGVAGLLVGAAAGLAAYARLARRAASDGGVRPALFALTMPPLAAALALVATDALGAGWTPPGLAAANPVPAATVLVLAVLATAGVGLAVRRWGGPLLARVADPVNLAIVFGQAWDGVATWISVSDPFGQMSGQLYLEKHPVSEAILLAGGDGILFPIAKVAVAVALVLVVERELARSATTPNAANAVGFLRILLLALGLVPGLRNTLRLALGV, encoded by the coding sequence GTGCTCCGGAGGCCGGCGGCGTGGCTCCTTGCCCATCCCTGGACCGTCGCCGCCTTCCTCTCGACCCTCCTCGCCCTCGCCGTCGCCCTGGGGATGGCCCTCGCCCCGAGGGCGACCTACGACGGGTTCCTGTGGCCGCACCTCGTCGGAAGCGCCGTCGCGGACGTGCGGCAATGGCCCGCCGCGTGCCTCGCGCCCGACGGCGCCATCACGCGCGGCGCGCTCGTCGCGGGGGAACCCGCCTGCGTGGGCGTCGAGGGCGTCGCCGCGGCGGCGGGCTACACGCCCGTCGCGGAGCTCCTCGTCGCGGCGACCGGCCTCGTCTCCCTCGCGATCGTCTACGTCGGGTTCGTGCGCCGCTTCGACGTGGCGCTCGACGGCCCGTTCATCGTCGCGTACGCGCCCACGTTCCTCTTCGGCATCACGATGCGCGTCGTCGAGGACGCGGGCGGCTTCTGCCGCCCCGGCACGCTCGCGCCCGGCGGTTGCGAATCGGGCCTCTTCGCGTTCCTCTGGATCGCGCCCTTCGCGTACTACCAGCTCGCGTGGCTCTTCTTCGGGCCCATCGGCGTCGGGCTCTTCCTCGCGCGCCGCCGCGCGCGCGGCGCCCGCTGGCAGACGCGCGCCTTCGCGGTCGCGCTCGCGGCGGAGGTCGCGCTCCTCGCGCTCGTCTTCCTCCTCGCCCAGCCGGACGTCGTCGCGCCGCTCGTGACGGTCGGCGTCGCGGGCCTTTTGGTCGGCGCCGCGGCCGGTCTTGCGGCCTATGCGCGCCTCGCACGACGCGCCGCCTCGGACGGCGGCGTGCGTCCCGCGCTCTTCGCGCTCACGATGCCGCCCCTTGCGGCCGCGCTCGCGCTGGTGGCGACCGACGCGCTCGGGGCCGGCTGGACGCCGCCCGGCCTCGCCGCCGCGAACCCCGTCCCGGCCGCGACCGTGCTCGTCCTCGCGGTGCTTGCGACGGCCGGCGTCGGCCTCGCCGTGCGGCGGTGGGGCGGGCCGCTCCTCGCGCGCGTCGCGGACCCCGTGAACCTCGCGATCGTCTTCGGCCAGGCGTGGGACGGCGTCGCGACGTGGATCAGCGTCTCGGACCCGTTCGGCCAGATGTCCGGCCAGCTGTACCTGGAGAAGCACCCCGTGAGCGAGGCCATCCTGCTTGCGGGCGGCGACGGCATCCTGTTCCCGATCGCGAAGGTCGCCGTCGCGGTCGCCCTCGTCCTCGTCGTCGAGCGCGAGCTCGCGCGGTCCGCCACGACCCCGAACGCCGCGAACGC
- a CDS encoding PAS domain S-box protein, producing MGDVRFSRIYDRIASAPEPVRVLSSLSDDEVVQALAAASREHDPYLANVLGTEAMNRMRVHGAALTTMNEGLIVLDETGCLTYMNPAAEAMFGWSTGELAGRRLHDVVHAWDVHGRPVDFDACPIMRDVFARRPVKARSDVFTRKGGERLPIEYSSAPIVRDGILEGAVLVVTDTRERQRAEFALRESEERYRSFFANHPDAIFSIGPDARFVAINPAAERISGYPAEEMLGKPFLPLVAEEDLDRVLGAFARVLTGSSETIEFAIVRKDGRRANVVVTGTPMRIGGEIAGVHGTAKDVTFEHGAKAALASRALRQRFLARLGEEVLAADDLSPVLHRAMAELASVLGVDLAKVLELEPRGESLMLRAGHGWRDGLVGIATVGTGLDSQAGFTLAVGGPVVVYDLPTEARFSGPPLLREHDVVSGMSVVIRTPASVYGVLGVHTTRPRAFSTEDVDFLVSVANVIGFAIDRERSDRERAENDARMRILFDGVREHAIILVGQDGRIERWNSGAESIFAVPASDAESKPFVEFFPPEARAAVRDGIAAASRDGRHVATVVVRPGGAEGKPAEMTTTALPDGEGRRGFAIILRRLAPTGEDALKRAKADLEARARERSRELALAHQDLEAFSYTVAHDLRAPLRGIEYFSGLLVEDHAKELGEEGREILARLRSEATRGSRLVSDLLDLAQVKRAPLVVEDLDFSTMAEEIARDLSGREPDRRVRWKIEPGLRARGDPQLLRQVFDNLIGNAWKYTAGRDDATIAVGARDEAGTRVYEVADNGAGFDPRRAAELFKPFARLHTRSEFEGTGVGLAIVARIVERHGGRVAASSPGPGRGATMSFTLG from the coding sequence ATGGGCGACGTCCGGTTCTCCCGCATCTACGACCGCATCGCGAGCGCGCCCGAACCCGTGCGCGTGCTCTCCTCGCTTTCCGACGACGAGGTCGTCCAGGCGCTCGCGGCCGCCTCGCGCGAGCACGACCCTTATCTCGCGAATGTCCTTGGGACCGAGGCGATGAACCGGATGCGCGTCCACGGCGCCGCGCTCACGACCATGAACGAAGGTCTCATCGTGCTCGACGAGACCGGCTGCCTCACCTACATGAATCCGGCCGCGGAGGCCATGTTCGGGTGGTCGACCGGGGAGCTCGCCGGACGCCGGCTCCACGACGTCGTCCACGCCTGGGACGTCCACGGCAGGCCTGTGGACTTCGACGCCTGTCCCATCATGCGCGACGTTTTTGCGCGGCGCCCGGTCAAGGCGCGATCGGACGTCTTCACCCGCAAAGGGGGCGAGCGCCTGCCGATCGAATACTCGAGTGCCCCCATCGTTCGCGATGGAATCCTTGAAGGGGCCGTGCTCGTCGTCACGGACACGCGCGAACGTCAGCGCGCAGAGTTCGCGCTGCGCGAAAGCGAGGAACGGTACCGCTCCTTCTTCGCGAACCACCCGGATGCGATCTTCTCGATCGGTCCGGACGCGCGCTTCGTTGCGATCAATCCCGCCGCCGAGCGCATCTCCGGATACCCGGCCGAGGAGATGCTCGGAAAGCCGTTCCTCCCGCTTGTCGCCGAGGAGGATCTCGATCGCGTCCTCGGCGCGTTCGCCCGCGTTCTCACAGGCTCGTCCGAAACGATCGAGTTCGCGATCGTCCGGAAGGACGGGCGCCGCGCGAACGTGGTCGTCACCGGCACCCCGATGCGCATCGGGGGCGAGATCGCGGGCGTCCACGGCACCGCGAAGGACGTGACCTTCGAGCACGGCGCCAAGGCCGCGCTCGCGTCGCGCGCGCTGCGTCAACGGTTCCTCGCGCGTCTCGGCGAGGAGGTCCTCGCCGCCGACGACCTCTCGCCCGTCCTCCACCGCGCGATGGCCGAGCTCGCGTCCGTTCTCGGCGTCGATCTCGCGAAGGTGCTCGAGCTCGAACCCCGGGGCGAGTCCCTCATGCTCCGCGCGGGCCACGGCTGGCGCGACGGCCTCGTGGGAATCGCCACGGTCGGGACCGGCCTCGATTCGCAGGCCGGCTTCACGCTCGCCGTGGGCGGACCCGTCGTCGTGTACGACCTGCCGACCGAGGCGCGCTTCAGCGGCCCGCCCCTTTTGCGCGAGCACGACGTCGTGAGCGGCATGAGCGTCGTGATCCGCACCCCGGCTTCCGTCTACGGCGTCCTCGGCGTCCACACGACGCGACCGCGCGCCTTTTCGACGGAGGACGTGGACTTCCTCGTCTCCGTCGCGAACGTCATCGGCTTCGCGATCGACCGCGAGCGCTCGGACCGCGAGCGCGCCGAGAACGATGCGCGCATGCGCATCCTGTTCGACGGCGTCCGCGAACACGCGATCATCCTCGTGGGCCAGGATGGACGCATCGAACGCTGGAACAGCGGCGCCGAGTCGATCTTCGCCGTCCCCGCCTCCGACGCGGAATCCAAGCCCTTCGTCGAGTTCTTTCCGCCCGAGGCCCGGGCCGCGGTCCGCGACGGAATCGCGGCAGCCTCCCGAGACGGGCGGCACGTCGCGACCGTGGTCGTTCGGCCGGGGGGAGCGGAAGGCAAGCCCGCGGAGATGACGACGACGGCGCTCCCGGACGGCGAGGGGCGGCGGGGCTTCGCGATCATCCTTCGCAGGCTCGCGCCCACGGGTGAAGACGCGCTCAAGAGAGCGAAGGCCGACCTCGAGGCCCGGGCCCGCGAGCGCTCCCGCGAGCTCGCGCTCGCCCACCAGGACCTCGAGGCCTTCAGCTACACCGTCGCCCACGACCTCCGGGCGCCGCTTCGCGGCATCGAGTACTTCAGCGGCCTCCTGGTCGAGGACCACGCGAAAGAGCTTGGCGAAGAGGGCCGCGAGATCCTCGCGCGCTTGCGTTCGGAGGCGACGAGGGGGTCGCGGCTCGTGAGCGATCTCCTTGACCTCGCCCAGGTCAAGCGCGCTCCGCTCGTCGTCGAGGACCTCGATTTCTCGACCATGGCGGAGGAGATCGCGCGAGACCTGAGCGGCCGCGAGCCCGATCGCCGCGTTCGATGGAAGATCGAGCCCGGCCTTCGCGCGCGCGGCGACCCTCAGCTTCTCAGGCAGGTCTTCGACAATCTCATCGGCAACGCCTGGAAATACACGGCGGGCCGGGACGACGCGACCATCGCGGTCGGCGCCCGCGACGAGGCGGGCACGCGCGTGTACGAGGTCGCCGACAACGGCGCGGGCTTCGATCCGCGTCGCGCGGCGGAGCTGTTCAAGCCGTTCGCGCGCCTGCACACGCGCTCCGAATTCGAGGGCACGGGCGTGGGCCTCGCGATCGTGGCGCGCATCGTGGAGCGGCACGGCGGCCGCGTCGCCGCCTCGAGCCCGGGACCGGGCCGCGGCGCGACGATGTCGTTCACGCTCGGTTGA